From Colius striatus isolate bColStr4 chromosome 10, bColStr4.1.hap1, whole genome shotgun sequence:
CCTACTAAACACTCCAGAGCAGCAGTACAAGGCCACAGATTAACTAAGCTGCATGTGAGATATCCACCTACTTTACAGTAGTGGGAAAACATGAGGAGTATCTGAACTTCACACCAGCACCAAAGTAGCTCAGtggtgttatttttccttttaactatGACAGTGGCAGAATCTATGATTTCTgcaaagaagttttcctttttatcagTTCCATGAGGCATCTGACTCCTAATCACAATTCTCTGGTGACTGCCATCTGCTTTCACAAGATGAGTGGTTCAAAATGGCATATTTTCAGTCATTAAGCAAGCAATGGCATGGAGCTGCCATGATCTGCTACCAACACTGGTTAGGCAATAACAGTGTGCCGTTAAGTTTCAGAGTCTTCGAGAAAAGTCATTACTTACATGCTGACACTAAGATCCCACAGTTCTGCTCTGCTTTCGTTcactgctgcaaatgtgaaggCTGATTTTGGAAACCACATAATGTCCTCAACAAAAGCAGTGGTGGAACTGAAGGTCAGAACGGGTGTCTGTGAATTCTGGTGCCACAACATGATGCTCCAGTCTGCAGAGCAGCTTAGGAACATGTCAGTGCTGAATGGGTTCCAAGCGACTTTGTACACCAGGCCCTTGGTGTttgggaagaaataaaagaggacttTGTGTTATTATAGAGCTCCAGCCTCACCAGAGGGTTTTAATAGTGACCTTGGCTGGAAATCCCTgactgtcatagaatcatagaacggtagggttggaaggggcctttagagctcatccagtccaacccccctgcagaagcagggtcacctagatcaggtcacacaggaacatgtccaggtgggtcttggagacctctgaggaaggagactccacaacccctctgggcagcctgggccagggctccctcaccctcacagtgaaacagttttttcctacgtttaagtggaaccgtttgtgttccagcctcatcccatcacccctcaGACCTTGAGAGCAAAACCAGCCTTGTGTTATGTGTACCCACAGGACATGAGGAGGCAGCAGATGCACTAAGGCAGGAAAGATCTTGGGAATAAAAAGCATTCAGCTGATTGTGTCAGGAGAAGCTGATGATGAAAGGGCAGCTTCTTGGATGAAACAGAGGCTTTCCAATAGAGAGGTGCTGTTAAAGTTCTGACATCTTTCTCTCAGAGGTAAGACTATCCAACTGTGGCTTGTGAGACAATCAGATTACAGACCATGTTCTTAGAATACGGGCAGAACTAAAGCTTTACAACAGTTTACAAGTTTTAATACATTACTTAAAATAATCCTTATGGTGTAGAAAGAAATCCTGTAAGACCGTGATGCTTTATGCTGTGGGAATGCAACTCCTAATATAAGGGAAGAAGTTGAGGTTTCTTTTGTCAAAGATAAGCAAAGAAATTTGTGTACTTAATTGAACAGCTTCTGCTGGCATTGCTCTTTGTGTTTATCCCTCACCTTATGGCCTCTGTACGTCTCCAGAAACTGCTCAGTGCATGAACAAGAACACTTGTGGATATGgccctcttctgttccagcaaGATAAATATTAGTATTctgaaagaaagacaaaagtaCCCTGGCTTGGATTAACCTATTTATCACAgttttttcctaaaatgtaGAAAGGACTGGATGAGTTTGGCAGGGACAGTCCTCTTAAAAGCCAAGGATGGTATGTGTTGGGCTGCTAAGTCCTCAACTCAGGAGATGTTGCACAGTCACATTCTCACTGATTTGATGAGCACCTAGAGAAAAGCTGCCCTAAGGTCTGGCCCAGAGCAAGTGTGAGTAACCTGGCTGAATGATGAGTTGTTCACATACAGGGTTTACTTGCTTGGTTTACTGTGTCATCCATTGTGGGTGAAACTGTTATTAGCTAAGAAGcaatttgtttctgttctggtttaccaaggagcagcttttgcttggtaccagggggagtgggttgcagtgaagacccagtaaagagtttctGGATTCTCCCCAGGCTCCTGggctcacacccacctccggcccggctgggccaacctggcgcctctgccagcactgtttagggacgggaatgtgaagtgctggcaggaggtgtgagagtgatacaagatggaggtgaccacgcggaccccacagacagagaaggaggaaggaaggagaagcaccagaccagagacccctctgcaagccgtggtgagaatgcagctgtacccctgcaacccctgcagggccatggcagggctgagagccaccagcagctccgtgtgagtgagcccggacgggtgagggactgtgtgaggaggggccatggcacaggccgtgctggagcctgcgggcccagagcagccccacacgagaggcagagacgagctgcagcctgtgggataaatgcatgttggagcagcccgggcagggctgtgtatgtgtgagggaccccacagacttgcagggaggatgggtgtagagcccacctgccctgaggagggacaaagggcagaagccatcaggaacagactgactgaaatccccactccctgcccccctgggccgttcaaGGAGGgaagaggtaaaaacaccaggatcagggctctgagcccattgaggtgtggcaagaaggtgttcttaaagggctggtcggactcttcactGTTGTATTAccctgtgttgttttatttcggttatgttttggggtttaagGTTACattttagttggtattgcattaaattattttgtgttttcttccccaagccagtagcctgctctgttttgtcctggcaattaagctctccctgccctttggcaattctcagcctctttggtacttgaggctaatcgtggtcttttgttcactgatgggcctaaaccacagtttcacagtaaatatttttcagtactaGTGCCAAGTCCCAGGCTAGTGCATCACAAGAAGCTCTCTGCTGCACAGTTTTGCTGGATAATACTTCAGCCAGGATGGGCTTTCAGAGCCTACCTTTGGGTGGAAGTCAAAGCACATTCCAGCTGCCTGTTGAGATATCAGAGCTtcgctttttcttttttccccacctggtaattttattttcttgctttctgttctctttatTTGTATCAGATCTGTGCAAATAACAAGTTTTTGTCAGAGGTATGTGACAGTGCTATGAATACTCATGCATCTTTGGAATGCCCAACAGCTCTTAAATGTTCCATATAACTGGGATAAAGAATGTCccatgaaagaaaatgaagcaattGCAGTTTCTGAATTACAGAAAAGCTGTGGGGGAGGATGCTTACCAGTGCAATCCAGTCTTTTCTGGATAAGCCACTCCGTTATTCGGCCATCTGCTGAGATACAGATCAATCTCTCTTTTTTGCCGTCTCCTGTTATACCTCTGTTGTGTTCCACCCACCTCAGTTGCCATACAGGACCTGTGTGTTTATTTGAGGATTGGCTGAGACAAAAGGTGCACAGGGTAAATCATATATGAACAAAGACAAGACAGTATCTTTGAAAATTCATGAAGCTTCCCCTTTGTAACCAACATTACAAAGAAGTGGGGTTTAGCTTTAGACAAAAATCTGAATGGTGGCTGTTTTCTCCAGGGAAATGTTACCAAACATGTTTGATATCTGGTTTTAGGGCACTGTTTACGTGATGACACACCTTTCATcggcctgcttctgcaggggggttggactagatgatctctaaaagtcccttccaacccctaccattctgtgattctgtgatacctgAATCATGAAACCAATCTTACCCCTTGCAGGGGAGCACCTTAGACTCAGGGAGCTGCTCTTAAGGCAGCTGTCTCCTTGATTACCCTCCTCTCTCAATTTCTTCTTAATTCTTGCTTATCCCTCACCTGTTATGACATCCCCTCTATTTTTGGCAAGTGGGACCATTGAGAAAACACCAAAAGCTATCACTGATCTCCCACCAAGGACTTACTATCGGGGGCAAGATTGCCCTAGGTAGTACATGGAGTATAAAATGATGTATGGTGGTAACTTGCTGCGTGTCCTTAAAAAAGTCAGAGCATTGTACTCATTTGTTTGACCTTTCCAATGTGAGGAACTTTgtaggcacagcagcagcacagagttcCATGCCCCAAACAGGAATGACGGTGTTAAAGTTCTGTAAGCTTTTATCATCAGAAACTGGAATAGCAAATGATGGCAGTGCAAGGGAGAAGCAGCATCTGAGGGTTGGCTGTGAGAGTGTTGTTTATGTAGGCATTTCCAGGCAAAACTGGAAGATACTGACAAAAGCTGGGAATGAGAAAATTGTGTAGCATCCCTGAGCCTTCACAAACCTTACTTCTCAACAGTTATTACTCCCCTCAGCTTCTCAGCTCTGGGTATTGTTTTTAGTTGTTAAGAGTTGAGCAAGGTGGGAGGAGATGGGAAATGGTAACCTTACCTGCTGTCCAGGAGTGCAGCAGTGTTACAGCTCGCTACATTATAGATGGTGACAGCACCATTGTACATTCCAACTGCTAAGAGATTTGGGCTTGCAGCAGAAAAATCCAGAGCAGTAACGCCATGCTCACACCGGAAAACACGCTCTGGCCACTGACCAGTGGGAAAAGACAAGAATGGTTTAAGTTAGTTTCTTAATTTACCTCAGGCTTCTCGGTACTGGCTACTAAattgccaggctgtgctggaaaaTCCAGGGGCTGATGACCATAGAGACTATTTCTAGACAGGTACTATATTCTAAACAGTTCAGTTGATTTCTTGGTGCAGATGGTAAGGTTAGGGAAAGACTATGCAGAAATACAACACTGTAAAATAAGTTAAATGGGCCTGCtgcaaacagctctgcagagagagacctgggagtcctgactgataataaactaaccatcaGCCAGCCGTGTGCTCTCATGGGCAAGgtggccaatggcagcctgggatgcatcaagaagagtgtgggcagcaggtcgagggaggctctgctccctctctgctctgccctggtgaggcatcatctggagtactgtgtccagctctgggctcctcagctcaagagggacagagaagtgctggagagagtccagcacagggccaccaagatgatcaggggactggaacatctttcatatgaggaaaggctgcgggacctggggctgtttagtctggagaagaggagactgagggggaatctcattaacatttacaaatatctaaagggtgggtgtcaggaggttgggacatccctcttttctatagtagatagcaacaggacaaggggtgatgtggtgaagctggaacataaacagttccacttaaacataaggaaaaacagtttcagtgtttcagtgggggagccctggcacaggctgcccagaggggttgtggaggctcctttcttggaggtcttcaagacccacctggacacgttcctgtgtgacctgatctaggtgaccctgcttctgcaggggggttggactggatgatctctaaaggtcccttccaacccctgccattctgtgattctatgaaatcaagTTGCCTAAGATTCAGCTCTGTGCATACAGTGTGAGGggtttgattctttttttttctctttaaaacaagGCATTTTGGAAAATGTCTGCAGTTGGTTTTGATCTTGTAATTTGAAAGTAAGTACCTTTCCAATTACAGAAACTTAGCTGAAGGTAAAAAGCAATCTAACATGCTTCAGGTAATGTAAACCTCTATTTTTATGTAATTTCTCTATGTAACCACGGCATTGACTCAGCTCTGGCACAAGATTAAATCCTTACAGTCGCTGCACTGCACCAAATTCTTGAAATAGGAAACAGCAGGTCTCATTTCTTAATGTTGAGCACCTGAGGACTGTGGATGCCATCAGGGAATCATAAGAGTATCTCATTGTTGTTGATGTGATAAATATGCATCAAAGGCTTGACACTGCATGATTTAAATTAGTCAAATAGACAGATTTGGCCAAGTGAAGGCAGGAGAACCAATCAAACTCAAGTTGTATAATTTGATGCAAGATGGTTTTTACTGTGTCACTTTGTAATGAGATCTCCAAGATGTTTTCAAACTAGCCCTTTAAAAAGGAGATTATTTTTCAGATGGATATGTAAAGATGTCAATATTATGTCTAAGAAATCTACTGTCTTTTGGATAGCATTATGAGAAGTTAGATAATTCAAATATATACTTtttctgcaggggatttggactagatgatctttaaaggtcccttccaacccctaccattctgtgattctatgaacagaaTTTCACAATACAACAGAAAATGGACTGGAAAGGATAATCCTTAAAGTTTAAATGCAGATGTTCTCTGGAATGGGAGTTTCAAAGTATTGAACAAACGGTCTAtaggttttgaaaaacaaaaggtaagtggatttcttttcacttttgctGTGATCAAGGCCAAGAACAAGAGTTTCTACACTCCTGGGTCTACTCACAGTAATAACCAAACAGATTTACAGTCTTGGGAAGGTCGCCCTAGGGATCAGAAATGGGCTCCAGAGATCTGCATTGCTAAGTTGCCTAGCAGAGACGGGTACTACCCACGAGCTGGAGCCATCTGTCAGTTGTTTGGCGGCCTGTGTACAGTGAATTTAGTTCTTGTGAATGGATGTGTGTGTCACCAAACCACCAGTGTGGTCAGCACTGCTGTTTGAAGTGTCAGCTGAGGGAACAGACAGGCACAGAAACTCAGCTGCTTCCTACAGGCTCTTTCTTTGGGCCAGCATTGCTGGGTACTGCAGGCAGAGTCATTTTCCAGAAACACGTGCTTTGGGCTAGCAAATTCAGTCTTACTGGctttttgaaacagaaagagagaaagaaatcaagCAGAAGTTGTATGGCAGAAAGATgcattgaagaaaaagaaagaaaacaacctgGCTGCATGTTACCTTGGGGTTCTTCAGCGACCAGCAGCAAGCCAAGCCTTCCTTCTGTGCTTTAAAATCAAACGCGCTGTAACCGACAGCTAAAAGATCCTAAAAGCACAGGTTAACAGTTATCTCTCAGTTCAACTTGGAGTTCAGTTGTATCTTTTTAAAAGGCAGCTTTCTGCTAGCAGGGACTCTGAGTGCCAAAGTGATGCTCATGTCGTGTACCAGCAAAGTACACGTGAGAACAGAATCTCTAGAATGCTGGAAACCGGTTCAAATAAAGGACATTCATAGTCACTGACAGTTGTGTTTGCAACTCCCCTCCTTGGCTGTCACAAAAATATGACCTTTGCAGAGATGAATGTATATTATTCTATGGCTGTACTTCATTGTGCAGCATTTAATGGAATGTATAATAacacttctgcttttctctgtcaGCGTGAGCTgtgaaaggagctgcagtgaCCACCCTGAACTCCTACAGCGGGGTGCAATGGATTCCATCCATTCCTTTCCATAAGTAGAAGAAACAACAGCAAGGCTTCAGTCTTTCTTCCACtccattaatttcttttcctacaCACAAGTAACTTGTGAAATGAACACTTTAAAAGTAAGTATTTGTTGAGCTATAATTCTAAGACTGAAGCCTATAAATGTGTCCAACTTTGTCATATCTGAAGATCTGGTATACTAATAGTAGGAAATAATGGtctctattttctctcttttccccccCCCAGCTTGGGGCAATCTCACTGGTTTTATGTTTCTCATCCTCACCTGCTTTTTACCTTCCCtccattctttatttttgttgtggCCATAGGGAGCTCTGTTGGAAAAACTGAGCCTTGAATTACTCTGAAAGTGGAGATGTCTGAGTCATTCTCACCTCCACTGAAACCAAATGAAATACACTTGGGCCAGCTGCTCAGAAACCTGTGTCTGTTGTTATGATCTTTTCAGGCCTGATGAATGCTGCTGTCTTGGGAGATTGCTGTTAGAAACAGAGGTGTGGTATCTAAGCTGTCATGAATAAACTCAATCAATGGTGATAAAGTTTAATAACAGGGTGTTAAATTTCAACTTCCAATTCTATAATAGACCAAGTCTCTTAACACTCTTGTTCAGGTGACTACCTGTATTAAACTGGACCAATGCAATGAGATTCTGGACCACTTAAAGCTGTTGCAATGTATTTGTAGGAAAAGCCTAGTGCATCTGTGCAACCTGCAGAGCAATGTGGTGTTTTATGGAAGGACAAAATTCAGAGTGTGGGATGTAAAGACGTCCTAGCTGATTTCAGAGATGCACCCATCCCTCTGAGATCCCTCCCAACAAAGTGTACCCAAACCAGGAGTTGTTTGGCACCAACAATTGCTTAGACCAGTTTGTAAATACCTTAGGAGAAGTGATATAGAAACTCACTGGGTTGACTTTGCTCCAAGTCATGCTGCTCACACGGTGGCCAGCGGTTAAATCACACTTGTATGACCACAGCCACTCCAGTCTGGGAGGCACCGTTTCTTCTGGGGTTTTATTTAGATCTGACAGAATTGATGGGTCAATGAATgcttccttctgctctgccttgtccttctttttcttgtcaTGCTCCTCCTGTTTAACTTCTGTCACAAGTCCTACTGTACCACTGGTGTCTGGGGTAACATCAGGATCTAAAATGCACAAGGATGAGAGAGTTGTGCATTTCCCTTAACTCCACTTGTTCCcatcagaagaaaatttttCCCTCTCAGTAAATAttgggcaggaaaaaaaaaaagtgaagatttgGGGAActgtaaaagataaaataaCACTTAGCACTTGCACCCAGGTCATGGCTCTGACAGCCTGCAGTGAGTACACTCATGTTAGAATATCTGTCAGGCTAAAACTTCTGCTTACCATCAGGCtccttataaaaataaattaaaagaaaaacccaacccaaactcTAAAGACATTCCAATGCAAAAAACTGGTTGGAAAAGTAGCAGAATGAATCTGCATCTTAGCTGTCAGGAAACAGGTTTAGCTGATGTTTTGCATAAGCTTCTGTGGTGATATGCAGGAGACGAGCCAGCTCAGGGCTCATTGGTTCAGTTCTTCCACCAAGCCTGCTGGGGATGTGTGTTTCCGTGAGTGTAAATCTGCAAAGTTCACACTGATATCTCATAAACTCTCCCTCCCTTTGTCTGTTTCTTAAAAGACTTGTTGTCTGTAAAGACATTCAAGACATAACTCCATGACTTTGAATAGTATGCAAAGCCTGGTGCTGACAACAGAGTAGCCAAGGAGAAACAAACCCGTAAGGATGGGAAACTGCCGATAAGCTGCGAGTTTGGGTTGAAAAATATTCTCCATCAGAATTCTCTCCATGCAAAACAAATGCTGCTGAAAGTTTTCTGACGTCAGGATAGCTGCTGAGTGGCATTCCTCCTCTTCAGGCATTCTGGCAAGTACAGGACTTCCTGAAATTGTTCTGCGACTTGGGCTGCCTGACAACAAATAACACAGGAAAAACAGCTTTAACATGCTAATACTTTGCACATGGAAAGCATAAaaagtctccttctcttccaCCTGCAAAAAGCACAGGAGAATCTATCATCAGAAAACACTTGCACTGttcatttcttcttgctttagttttgttttcttctactgCTCAAATACTCGGTGTGATACTTCTGTAATTGTTCACAATTGGTGTTTTGCTTCTGCTGTCCTGCAGTAGTGCCAGGAAACCTTGTCCCTATTTATTCAAGATTGTGTATGATGGCATTGTGCAGACAAGGTCCCAGGGCAGACCTGTCCAAGATCCTTTAGCAAACTCTCTTCCAAGTGCCAGATAGGCAGACCAAGCATTTTCTCCCTGTTTCACCACGCGACATAACAATATGTATGGGTTAGAAGGGTGAAAACATGGCAGAAATGTACACCTGGAAAAGTATTACCTCTGTCAGAAGAGAGAGACCTAGTCTGATTGTGCTCCTCAGTTGGATGAGATGTGCTGCTTTTCCCAGGTGgggctctgctgccttctgcttttgttGCAGGTTCTATTTCCGATGCACTAAAGGAATCGTATAGGTCCCAGGAAGTGACCACTGTCCCTAGAAAGAGATTACACTGAGGTATGTAAGTCTCTTGTTTTGGCATGTTATTATaaaggagcagagactgacttTTGTACTACACTCCCAGCTGTGTGGCAGAGGGGTGTTGAAACCCTCTGAGGGGCAGACAAGGCTGTAGatcagctgctgtgtgctgcatCAGGGGTTGCTGGGTGTGGGGCATCTCTTCAGCAAGGCCAGCTCCCTGTAACCTTCCCTTTGCCTGCTCAGCTTTACAGCCATGAGTTGGACTGAGCCCTGCTGATGCACACAAAAAAGGGGAAGGTATGTTTTCAAATCAGattaaaatctattttgctcctcctttttttttcctgctcattTTGTATACACCAACAAATACAAAGGAAAGATGCTCAGAAGAGCATGGCCCATAGTTTTGTTTGGCCTCCTGCACAAAAAAGTGTCCATAGCGAGGCAAAGCTAAAACCTAGATATTCCTCTATCATTTTTTAGAGCACTGAGGTTGAACATTTTGTAAAATGCACCTGTCCTGTGAGACTGACAAGAGTTTCTGCTTTCCTTAAGATTTTACATCTCATGACAGAGCTTCTCTTCTTTGCATTAGGGCAGATAGAAATGGAAACCAGCATCACTGAAAAGTAAAGGGAAAAAGGCAGCCGTGTCCTTTCATATTTGAAAGCGAAGTTGAAGCTCTGTCCCCTAAGAAGCAGAGGTCTGGAGGTTTACCTTTATCTTCCATGATGATTTTGTCACATTGCACTTCCTTGTTCTTTGTAGCTTCATTAATGGTTTGCATCATTTTGTCTGCAATGCGATCATTCCCAGCTCTGTTTCTGCAAATATCGACATAAATCCTGTTCTGCTCCCTTGGGAAAAGAGAAGCGGCTGTTGACTGTCTGAAAACCTTATTCattcagcacctcagtgtgtTTAACCACAAGTTGATCAGGAGAGGATATTTCAAGTCCTAAACGTCCTGCTGGGGTTTTCTGGATTGCTGGTTTTCATTTCCCTGCCTTTCAGCAGCCGTGTGTGCCCGTGCTGTGCTGCCTGTAGCAGTGGGCACCAGCACCACCCCTGCTCCTGCTTCCCTTGTGCTCTGCTGGAGTTCAGAGGAGCTCAGAACCATGCAGCTCTTGTTGCTTGGGAGGGAAAGGCAGTGCATCTATGAGGCAAACCCAACACCAGGATGTTTTTATTTGCTCCCTCCTTTAGGTTCTTTGGGAATGGTGAAACTGTTTCTTTGGGTTTCAGTACTAGAACAGATGTGGGCTATACTCCCCACCTTAGTCCCCAACAGGTCTGCTGCGCTCAGGAAGCCGCTGTCTGTTCCTATACATTTGGCAGCATGTGCTATGCACACCAAGTGATTCATGGGaagctcttcctcctccttcttcccctaAATCACAGCACTGTGATTCCTGGGCAGCGGTGTGTGTACTAGTAGAAAAAACATACTTGTGTAAATTGTCTGACTCAGGCTTTGGGGCTTACATCTCCAAAAGCTGTGTGACAAGTTTATTACTCTTCACATCCATTGTGAAGAGAACTTTGCTGCACTCTGTCCCAGTCAGGTCCTGGGAGTGAGCCAAACAACTATGTGTTGTGGGTTAACTCCTTGCCAAAGTTCATGGTAGGCCAGGGAGGAGACTCTGGTGTGGTACACACTAGATACAGCAAAGAGGAAACACGGTATTTTAACAGGCAAGGTCACTTGTGGTGAGGTGAGATTTCTTCTAGCTAGAGGCATTGTGGAGAGTTTTCAGAGGAGGCCACGGCCTGGGCCTGCCTAGTTTGTTTGTGTCTTTGTAATTAATAAAGGATTAGCTGTAAAGCCACACACAAGCATCAATGCAGAGGTTTGCAATTGCTTACCATTTCCATTACAATGAGATCATGTAATTCATGGATACCACACTTCTCTTCCCCCATCCTCAGCGTGTGACTGTCTCACCTCTCCTCCCTTTGCTAATGTGCCCTAGTTTGTCAGTGAGGAGGGTATGAATTTGATCAGTGAGATGGAGCTGTCTTGTCAAAAGAGAGACTCAAGCTCAATATGGCTTTAAACAAAGGTGAAATGACAAACAGCAGTAGTTGGAACACTGAACCTGCGTGTATGAGCAGCCTGTTGAGGGCTTTGTGATGGGCAGAAGTTGGGTGTGCTGAGCATACCACACACACGTACACAGCTACTGATGCACTTACAGGACTCTTCCAGCCTCTTCCGATTCTACAGACACCACAGCAACTGGCATATAAAATAGCCAGAGTGTTTCTGTCTCTGTGAGGTAAAGATCCACTCTTCTATCTAAGTCTTCTCTTGTCAGTTCTTCTTTTATCTCCCCTCGCTTCACCTGCACATCTGAAAAATTCCATGAGGTTACCAAGTGAGACCTTCTCTGCTCTACATGTAAAGGAAGACAAATTAATTCTGAAGGCGTTGTAACAATCAGGAGCCAAAACTTGTGAGGCACCGAGGTCCTCTGACATGCTGGGCATGTCACATCCGCAGACTTCAGTGTCTCACAAGTCCCAGTGCTCCAAGAAACAGTTTAATCTGTAATTACCCAGCTCATGTTCTTTACCAGACACACCAACAGTCGTGTCCTGGCGTGAGCCAGGTCCTAGCGGGTCATCCAGCGCTGCCTCGGCTGTTGATGTGTTTGAGACAGAAgtactgctgctgccatttgTCCTTCAGGAGCAAGGAAACAAGCAGAAATAGTCTGTGAGAGTCCAGATATCGGTGAGCAAAGTGCCTCAAAACCAGCAGCATTGCTGTGTGGATAAGCCCCAGCAGGCTGTAATAGCCTACCCAGGGATGCTTTCCCCATCCAGGGAAgcttaggaaagaaaacaatgaaaaaacgAGACCTAGAATTCCTCTGACAGCACATCCTGAGGCATTAAATAGCTGGTGGAGAAGCTGTGGAGCTCTCAGATTCCTCCCTAGCCTATAATCCTGGGAGGGGTTGGCTCCCCACTGTGTGAGGATGCAGGCAGCAGATAGCACTGCCGTGTCCTTCGATGCAGGAGGGGTTAGCTTGTTAATAGCTTATAGGCAACGTTCacagcagggagagctcacaACTCCAAGCTCAGGTAGTGCTGGGAGGTTTGTCAGCAGATTTTCTCTCTGCCAAAAGCTGAGTGTGAGCAATTGCAAAGATTCAAAAGGCATTTGAGAAAAGCCAATTTTGAAGATTTGCGTGTAaaactgaagtaattttaatgtcatttaaGTAATGTTTTAAATGAAGAGCTCTTGTCTCCAAAAAAGATGGTTCCTCCTATTTTAAGTGTCTGTGTCAGGCATGGTTCTGTATTTTGACAACAGAGGACAGTTATTAGCCCTGCACAACAATTCCAGctcctggcctctcagaagaccagATGTGCAACAGCTGCAGGGTGAGCCAGGGTTTGAGATGGCATGTGGACTTACCTTGGGAATGAACTCCAGCTGGCCTTCACTCCTGGTGTCTGCTGCGTGGGGAAGGGAGCGACAAAACCAGTTTCTCTGGCTGCAAAGCGAGCACTCAGTGACCAGAGCTCACCCTGCCTGGGT
This genomic window contains:
- the DNAI4 gene encoding dynein axonemal intermediate chain 4 translates to MLGPRKAQTRPAPRRRGRVHGGAKGAPVSPGRRGPLCFSDKGGAGAAAALTAGEEPQAVQGAGGPRRRGGRPSPAGRGEGPGHGEAAAARCGASGAGSLLRRRPRGTARPARRARPIAGAVLGSQSPRGVLGRVAAVTEPRAAAAAGPVQRPGPGARGDRRLRHRGQGTPGLPPLSRTGHRRHVFQAFILEQAAPHLCPSCSRLRKPPRRLRKCITSGSIALNPSSPLHHSGQLRGQWAVACLASRVRRGSQASFSSQRRVSSSGSISTRRAAGSRSPSTASTGKAAAEGWAGGNQDAVRVFDDEGKDVTPHPLFHSDPNRAAPRQGELWSLSARFAARETGFVAPFPTQQTPGVKASWSSFPRTNGSSSTSVSNTSTAEAALDDPLGPGSRQDTTVGVSGKEHELDVQVKRGEIKEELTREDLDRRVDLYLTETETLWLFYMPVAVVSVESEEAGRVLEQNRIYVDICRNRAGNDRIADKMMQTINEATKNKEVQCDKIIMEDKGTVVTSWDLYDSFSASEIEPATKAEGSRAPPGKSSTSHPTEEHNQTRSLSSDRGSPSRRTISGSPVLARMPEEEECHSAAILTSENFQQHLFCMERILMENIFQPKLAAYRQFPILTDPDVTPDTSGTVGLVTEVKQEEHDKKKKDKAEQKEAFIDPSILSDLNKTPEETVPPRLEWLWSYKCDLTAGHRVSSMTWSKVNPDLLAVGYSAFDFKAQKEGLACCWSLKNPKWPERVFRCEHGVTALDFSAASPNLLAVGMYNGAVTIYNVASCNTAALLDSSQSSNKHTGPVWQLRWVEHNRGITGDGKKERLICISADGRITEWLIQKRLDCTDLIQIKRTESKKIKLPGGEKRKSEALISQQAAGMCFDFHPKNTNIYLAGTEEGHIHKCSCSCTEQFLETYRGHKGLVYKVAWNPFSTDMFLSCSADWSIMLWHQNSQTPVLTFSSTTAFVEDIMWFPKSAFTFAAVNESRAELWDLSVSISSPVISCSAKPHVKFTAVLFAMNTNCLLVGDSRGGVSVFELQNLAAPNSNEADILYDIMGVAVAP